TTTCGAAGGCTTAGTCTTCGATCAAAGTCGTTTTGGTGATCAGAATATCTTCCACCGGAACGTCTTGATGACCACGGCGACTGGTTGTCTCAACCTGCGCCATTGCATCGACAATGTCCATACCCTCGACTACCTGACCGAAAACCGCATAGCCCCAACCTTGCATGTTTTTACCGCTGTGGTCAAGAAAGCTGTTGTCCTTCAGGTTAATGAAGAACTGAGTCGTTGCGGAGTGTGGATCCATCGTGCGTGCGTAGGAGAGACTGCCGCGAACATTTTTCAAGCCGTTATCGGCTTCGTTT
This is a stretch of genomic DNA from Thiomicrorhabdus sp.. It encodes these proteins:
- a CDS encoding peptidylprolyl isomerase, producing the protein MAKVIISTTMGDITVQLDAEKAPIGTENFIHYVMEGFYNGTLFHRIIPNFMVQGGGMLPGMEDKPSGEPIENEADNGLKNVRGSLSYARTMDPHSATTQFFINLKDNSFLDHSGKNMQGWGYAVFGQVVEGMDIVDAMAQVETTSRRGHQDVPVEDILITKTTLIED